In Mustela nigripes isolate SB6536 chromosome 12, MUSNIG.SB6536, whole genome shotgun sequence, one DNA window encodes the following:
- the LOC132027766 gene encoding protein CEBPZOS-like, with amino-acid sequence MARSMERVAKKIFKGVLVAELLGVFGAYFLFNKMNTSQDFRQMMSKKFPFILEVYYKSIEQSGMYGVREQDQEKWLNSKN; translated from the coding sequence ATGGCCCGCTCTATGGAACGAGTGGCAAAGAAGATCTTTAAAGGAGTTTTAGTAGCTGAACTCTTGGGCGTTTTTGgagcatattttttatttaataagatGAACACAAGCCAAGATTTCAGGCAAATGATGAGCAAGAAATTTCCCTTCATCTTGGAAGTTTATTACAAATCCATTGAACAGTCTGGAATGTATGGAGTCAGAGAGCAAGATCAAGAAAAATGGTTGAATAGCAAAAATTAG